TCTTTTTTTATCCAAATTTGGGCGCTTTTTTGGAAATCGGGTTACTGAAGATGAACTAATATTGGTTATAAAATGTCTTAAAGCTAGAAACGACCTGATAAAGTGTCAATCTTGGTGATTGTAATGTTTGATCAAGAAAACACTAAAAAAAAGTTATCTTTGGGCGTTTGATTAAATTCTAAAACTAGATACTATTATGAATATGATCCATCAACTTCATCAACATAGAACTATTAGAAAGTATACATCTCAACCTATTGGGAAGGATCTTTTAAATGACATTTTGGAAGCAGGTGTTCGTGCATCAAACACTGGAAATATGCAAATGTATTCCATTATCGTTACTGAGTGTCAAGAGAAGAAGGATGCACTTTCTCCTGCACATTTTAATCAACCAATGATTAAAAATGCCCCCGTAGTATTAACGATATGTGCAGATTTCAGACGAGTACATCAATGGTGTGATATAAATAATACCGAAGGCAGTTATAACAATCTGATGTGGTTGTTGAATGAAACAGTAGATGCTATGCTTGTTGCTCAAAATATTAGTGTTGCTGCTGAAGCCAAGGGATTGGGTTTATGTTATCTAGGAACTACTGTGTATAATGCACCTCAAATAATAGATATTCTTTCTCTACCTAAGGGGGTAATTCCGATTACTACCATTACTTTAGGTTGGCCAGATGAGACACCTGTGTTAACAGACCGTCTCCCTTTAGATGCTGTTGTTCATTTTGAGACCTATAAAGAGTTGAGTGATACAGACATTCAAAATCTATACAAAGAGAAGGAGATGTTGGATGAAAGTATTCGTTTTGTTCAAGAAAATGGTAAAGAAAATTTAGCTCAAGTGTATGCGGAAGTGAGATACAAAAAAGAAGATAGTATTCATTTTAGTAAAGTGCTTGAAAAGACATTGCGTTCTCAAGGGTTTGATTTATAGAGTTTAAACAGCGTACTAACTTCAATGTGTATATTAGAAGCAGGAATGAATGCCCTGTGTTAATACGGCAAATAATGATAAAGAAAAAGGTAGAAGTATCCCCATATTTTAATGAGTATAAAGAATGGCTTGAAGCTCTAGATGCTAATTTTGATAAAGAGGGGGAGCTAATCTATTCCGGTAGAAATAATGTCAAGAAATTTAACCAAGGAAAGGTTTGCTTGAATGTTAAATCATTCAAAACTCCCAATATGGTTAATAAGTTTGTGTATGGTCATCTTCGTGATTCAAAGGCAAAAAGATCGTATGATTATGCAACGAGACTTCTGTCTTATGGAGTAGCTACACCTACTCCTATAGGATATGTGGAAATCTATAAGAATGGACTCTTTTTTAAAAGTTACTATATCTCCATACAACATGTATATGATTTTACGATTCGTGAAGTTTTAGAATATCATGTCTCTAATAGGGAGGCTATTATGTCTCAATTTATCGATTATACTTTTGAAAAAATTCATAAAAATGGTGTATTTCATTTAGATTATTCTCCAGGGAACATCTTGATCAATATGAAGGAAGATGGAATGTTTGATTTCTCTTTGATCGATTTGAATCGAATGAAGTTCATGGAGATAGATTATAAAAAGGGTTTATATAATCTTCGTCAATTTGATGCCGATAAAGAGACCTTAATACAAATGGGCATGCTGTATGCACGCAAGTGGAGGAAAGATCCGGATGAGGGTGCACGTCTACTTATTGAGTTTGATCATGCCTACAAACATAAGCGTGTGGTAAAACATCGATACAAACGTTTCTTTAAAGTTCTTCGTTTTTGGAAATAGAGGAAAAATAGAATATATAAAAAGCCTACTTCTTATTCAATGGAAGTAGGCTTTTCTGTCTATTAATATAGTGTTCTTAAGAATAGAGCAATCCCTGCTCTTCAAGTCTGTTTAAGACTAAAGACGGAGTAACATACTTCATACAGAAGATCTCTTCCTCACTACATGGTTTGGCACCATATATTGAGCATGGTCTACATTTTAGCTTGCCATGAGGAATATGAATACTATAAGCTTCTGGTTGTCCAAAAGCGGAAAAACCGAAGATAGGATCCGTACCTCCCCAAATGGAAATGGTCTTAGTTCCTGTTAACGCTGCTATATGCATATTTGAAGAATCCATCGCAATCATGATATCTAGACTTGAAATCATGGCGATTTCTTCAGCGAAAGAGTATTTACCAGCCATATTAAAGCGACCATCATGTTCGTTATGTAATGCTTCAAGTTGTGTCGTCTCCTCTTTTCCTCCACCAAAAAGAAGAAACTTAACCTGATATTTTTGTTGAACCAAATCCATTAATTTTCTGCAATTCTCAATGCCCCACATTTTAGGATCATGCATTGCAAATGGAGCAATTCCAATAAAAATATCATTCTTAGTACCCCATTTAGACAACAATTTACGGGCTTTTTCTTTAGCCATAGGATTGGGCCTAATTGCAGTAACTTCTAATGGAGCTGTTTGTATTTTTGCTTTATGAAATACTTCTAAATATCGCTCTGTTACATGTTTTAAAGGAGTCGAAGACTTTCTTTTGAGAATCTTTTTTTTCTCTTCTCGACCTTTATCGATAATGAATACAGAAGTTCTATTCAGACGAAAAAGAGTTCTCCAAATACGGGTTCTAATCACATCATGGAGATCCAAGACAATGTCCCATCTTTTTTGGGCTTTCAGTTCAAAGAAGAATTTGATCAATCCGAGTGTCCCTTTATGTTTGCCTTTTAGGTCAGGAAAGACAAGTGAAAGGTTCTCTATACCTTCAAAAAAAGGAGCAAAAAAAGGACGTGTAACCAGAGTAAAGTGATCTTGTGGGTTGGCTTCAGCTGCAGCTCTAATAATCGGAACCGTTAACGCAACATCTCCCATGGCTGAGAGACGAAAAAGTAGAATATTTTTCAATGGAACAGTATAATTACGAATTAGAACAAAACAAGAGAACAATCTCTGTTTAATGTAGATTGTTCTCTATCTTTTTATAAAATGTAAAAGACTAATTATTGGTAGTCTTCGTAAGATTTTTCTTCGATCAGTTCCGAACCAGTTTTATCATTG
The Prolixibacteraceae bacterium DNA segment above includes these coding regions:
- a CDS encoding nitroreductase family protein, which produces MIHQLHQHRTIRKYTSQPIGKDLLNDILEAGVRASNTGNMQMYSIIVTECQEKKDALSPAHFNQPMIKNAPVVLTICADFRRVHQWCDINNTEGSYNNLMWLLNETVDAMLVAQNISVAAEAKGLGLCYLGTTVYNAPQIIDILSLPKGVIPITTITLGWPDETPVLTDRLPLDAVVHFETYKELSDTDIQNLYKEKEMLDESIRFVQENGKENLAQVYAEVRYKKEDSIHFSKVLEKTLRSQGFDL
- a CDS encoding lipopolysaccharide kinase InaA family protein, with protein sequence MIKKKVEVSPYFNEYKEWLEALDANFDKEGELIYSGRNNVKKFNQGKVCLNVKSFKTPNMVNKFVYGHLRDSKAKRSYDYATRLLSYGVATPTPIGYVEIYKNGLFFKSYYISIQHVYDFTIREVLEYHVSNREAIMSQFIDYTFEKIHKNGVFHLDYSPGNILINMKEDGMFDFSLIDLNRMKFMEIDYKKGLYNLRQFDADKETLIQMGMLYARKWRKDPDEGARLLIEFDHAYKHKRVVKHRYKRFFKVLRFWK
- a CDS encoding glycosyltransferase family 9 protein, producing the protein MKNILLFRLSAMGDVALTVPIIRAAAEANPQDHFTLVTRPFFAPFFEGIENLSLVFPDLKGKHKGTLGLIKFFFELKAQKRWDIVLDLHDVIRTRIWRTLFRLNRTSVFIIDKGREEKKKILKRKSSTPLKHVTERYLEVFHKAKIQTAPLEVTAIRPNPMAKEKARKLLSKWGTKNDIFIGIAPFAMHDPKMWGIENCRKLMDLVQQKYQVKFLLFGGGKEETTQLEALHNEHDGRFNMAGKYSFAEEIAMISSLDIMIAMDSSNMHIAALTGTKTISIWGGTDPIFGFSAFGQPEAYSIHIPHGKLKCRPCSIYGAKPCSEEEIFCMKYVTPSLVLNRLEEQGLLYS